Proteins encoded within one genomic window of Humulus lupulus chromosome 1, drHumLupu1.1, whole genome shotgun sequence:
- the LOC133812930 gene encoding phosphoinositide phosphatase SAC7 has protein sequence MMERADSGQKLYSRMRLWELPDQYVIEPTDGTFAPSLAINRLDASLTFIDELPESTSVRAPKIQTIYGVVGMVKLLTGSYLIVITDRECVGSYLGHPIFKVLSLKVYPCDHSLQNSNAQQKKMEAEFSALLNIVEKTCGLFFSYETNLTLSVQRLHDLGDESKLLPLWRQAEPRFLWNNYMLEVLIDNKLDPFLLPVIQGSFQHFQAAIGKDVIDVTLISRRCTRRNGTRMWRRGADPDGYVANFVETEQIMQLNGYTASFVQVRGSIPLLWEQVVDLTYKPKFELVKVEEASKVAERHFLDLRKKYGAVLAVDLVNKHGGEGRLCEKFATSMQPIISDDVRYLHFDFHKICGHIHFERLSILYEQISDFLDRNGYFLLNEKADKMKEQLGVVRSNCIDCLDRTNVTQSMIGRKMLECQLRRLGIFGADETISSHSNFDDSFKIMWANHGDDISIQYSGTPALKGDFVRYGQRTVHGILKDGWNSLARYYLNNFRDGAKQDAIDLLQGHYIVSVSRDISPSPQKGGLEAVASFPLAFAFVLVGFLFATMSLRQVRYDLRHLFLSIMWASLSVALAAFVRANGRIFCNRPRLHRPRH, from the exons ATGATGGAGCGAGCAGATTCAGGGCAGAAGCTGTACTCACGCATGAGGCTATGGGAGCTTCCCGATCAGTATGTCATCGAGCCCACTGATGGCACTTTTGCTCCTTCTCTCGCTATCAATCGACTCGATGCTTCTCTAACCTTCATTG ATGAGCTTCCTGAATCCACTTCTGTCCGAGCCCCCAAAATTCAGACGATTTATGGTGTTGTTGGGATGGTCAAGCTCCTCACGGGCTCCTACTTGATCGTCATTACCGATCGTGAATGTGTTGGATCTTATTTGGGTCATCCAATCTTCAAGGTTCTGTCTTTGAAGGTTTATCCTTGTGACCATTCTCTTCAAAATTCCAATGCACAACAGAAGAAGATGGAAGCTGAGTTTTCTGCCCTCCTCAATATTGTTGAAAAGACTTGTGGTTTGTTTTTCTCTTATGAAACGAATCTAACTCTCAG TGTTCAGAGATTGCATGATTTGGGGGATGAATCTAAGTTGCTTCCTCTTTGGAGACAG GCAGAACCTAGGTTTTTATGGAACAACTATATGTTGGAAGTGCTCATAGATAACAAG CTTGATCCCTTCTTGCTTCCTGTTATCCAAGGGA GCTTCCAGCACTTTCAAGCAGCAATAGGGAAGGATGTAATTGATGTCACTCTGATTTCTAGGAGATGCACGAGGAGAAATG GCACTCGTATGTGGAGAAGAGGAGCTGATCCAGATGGTTACGTTGCAAATTTTGTAGAGACCGAGCAAATTATGCAGCTGAATGGGTATACAGCCTCATTTGTGCAG GTTCGGGGATCAATTCCATTGCTTTGGGAGCAAGTAGTGGATTTGACATATAAGCCTAAGTTTGAGCTTGTGAAAGTAGAGGAAGCT TCCAAAGTAGCAGAGCGACATTTTTTGGACTTAAGGAAGAAATATGGGGCCGTTTTAGCTGTTGATCTTGTCAACAAG CACGGAGGTGAGGGACGCTTATGTGAAAAGTTTGCAACTTCTATGCAACCTATCATTAGTGATGACGTGAG ATATTTGCACTTCGATTTTCATAAAATTTGCGGGCATATTCATTTTGAGCGCCTATCTATTCTCTACGAACAAATTTCTGATTTTCTCGATAGAAATGG GTATTTCTTGTTGAATGAAAAGGCTGATAAAATGAAGGAACAACTTGGAGTTGTTAGAAGCAATTGTATAGATTGCTTAGACCGTACAAATGTTACACAG AGCATGATAGGTCGAAAGATGTTAGAATGCCAACTTCGGAGACTTGGTATTTTTGGTGCTGACGAGACTATTAGCTCCCATTCAAACTTTGATGATAGCTTTAAGATCA TGTGGGCTAACCATGGGGATGACATAAGCATTCAGTACTCTGGTACTCCTGCTTTGAAAGGAGATTTTGTCAG ATACGGCCAGAGGACAGTACATGGAATTCTCAAGGACGGATGGAATTCCCTTGCTCGCTACTATCTAAACAACTTTCGGGATGGAGCAAAGCAG GATGCAATTGATCTTCTGCAAGGACATTACATTGTTTCGGTCAGCCGAGATATAAGCCCCTCACCTCAAAAAGGAGGCCTTGAGGCTGTAGCT TCATTTCCACTGGCTTTTGCATTTGTTTTGGTTGGCTTCTTGTTTGCGACCATGTCACTTAGGCAAG TTCGGTACGACCTTCGACACTTATTCTTATCAATAATGTGGGCAAGCCTCAGTGTGGCCTTAGCAGCATTTGTGAGGGCCAACGGAAGAATTTTCTGCAACCGACCTCGTCTACACAGGCCACGCCATTAA
- the LOC133812932 gene encoding dirigent protein 11-like: MASSLPIILLLLPVLFALFPIKITSTSHHHHHHHHHHHSHIKSLHFALYQHETINKTGYIIVNGVAGPATSQTTTPFGTLFAFQDPMTVSPSTSSKVLGIAEGTSITSSLDGLRSISIAKVTLHLKNHSGSVSIVGGTHNIKPSDHPVVGGTGDFTFVQGYVRSSPVNLKGITVTYKIEFHLYWPPYATQLLQAASSSST; the protein is encoded by the coding sequence ATGGCTTCTTCTCTTCCAATAATCTTACTTCTTCTACCTGTGCTGTTTGCCCTCTTCCCCATCAAAATCACCTCCACCtctcaccaccaccaccaccaccaccaccaccaccatagcCATATCAAGTCCCTCCACTTTGCTCTGTATCAACACGAAACCATAAACAAAACCGGCTATATCATAGTGAATGGGGTGGCTGGACCTGCAACTAGTCAGACAACAACACCTTTTGGCACCTTATTTGCCTTCCAGGATCCCATGACTGTGTCACCGAGCACGTCTTCAAAAGTGCTGGGAATCGCAGAAGGAACCTCCATAACATCCAGCTTAGATGGGCTGCGCAGCATTTCAATTGCCAAGGTCACTTTGCATCTGAAGAACCACAGTGGTTCAGTTTCCATTGTTGGAGGCACACACAACATTAAGCCCTCGGATCATCCTGTGGTGGGCGGCACAGGCGACTTCACCTTCGTCCAAGGCTATGTAAGATCCTCTCCAGTCAATCTCAAAGGCATCACTGTCACTTACAAGATTGAGTTTCACCTGTACTGGCCTCCATATGCCACTCAGCTTCTTCAGGCTGCTTCTTCTAGTTCTACCTAA
- the LOC133812931 gene encoding dehydrodolichyl diphosphate synthase 6-like, with amino-acid sequence METISGKIGQLYGGVTNFAMKCLFRVISVGPVPEHIAFIMDGNRRYAKKQNAHTVAGHKAGYSSLVSMLGYCYELGVKYVTVYAFSIENFKRSPEEVQYLMDLMLEKIEGFLEHESIVHQYGIRVYFIGNLKLLSEPVRVAAEKVMKATAKNNKASLLVCVAYTSCDEIVHAIQESCKSKKYDIQTSNVNGDKKTNGLVVHDFEEREDKPKDYAAKPCNGLIEGIEVCEKQMNLPTIKLVDIEKHMYMAVAPDPDIVIRSSGETRLSNFLLWQTANCPLYSPSALWPELGLWHLVWAVLNFQRSFQYLEKNKKKI; translated from the coding sequence ATGGAGACAATAAGTGGAAAGATAGGCCAACTATATGGAGGAGTGACTAATTTCGCAATGAAATGTTTGTTCAGGGTTATATCTGTTGGTCCAGTGCCTGAACACATTGCTTTCATCATGGATGGTAACCGAAGGTACGCCAAGAAGCAGAACGCGCACACAGTAGCCGGCCATAAAGCAGGGTATTCATCGCTGGTCTCCATGCTTGGGTACTGCTACGAGTTGGGAGTGAAGTATGTAACAGTATATGCCTTTAGCATTGAAAATTTCAAGAGAAGCCCTGAAGAAGTTCAGTATTTAATGGATCTGATGCTGGAAAAGATCGAGGGGTTTCTCGAGCACGAAAGTATTGTGCACCAATATGGTATTCGAGTATATTTTATAGGTAATTTGAAACTGCTGAGTGAGCCTGTGAGAGTTGCTGCTGAGAAAGTAATGAAAGCTACTGCCAAAAACAACAAAGCCAGTCTTTTGGTTTGTGTGGCCTATACGTCGTGTGATGAAATCGTGCATGCCATTCAAGAATCTTGTAAATCCAAAAAGTATGACATTCAAACAAGCAATGTGAACGGCGATAAGAAGACAAATGGTTTGGTTGTTCATGATTTTGAAGAGCGCGAAGATAAGCCGAAGGATTATGCAGCTAAACCTTGCAATGGCTTGATAGAAGGAATTGAAGTGTGTGAGAAGCAAATGAATCTCCCTACTATAAAGTTGGTAGATATAGAGAAACACATGTACATGGCGGTAGCGCCTGATCCGGACATTGTGATTCGAAGTTCAGGTGAAACCCGTCTTAGTAATTTTCTTCTTTGGCAGACTGCCAACTGTCCACTGTACTCACCTTCTGCTCTGTGGCCAGAGTTGGGTTTATGGCACTTGGTTTGGGCAGTTCTTAACTTCCAGCGAAGCTTCCAATATTTGGAGAAGAACAAGAAAAAGATATAA
- the LOC133812933 gene encoding dehydrodolichyl diphosphate synthase 6-like: METMSGMIGQLLKGLAIFVVKCLFRLISVGPVPEHIAFVMDGNRRHAKKLNEHTIAGHKAGYSSLITMLGYCYELGVKYVTVYAFSIDNFKRSPEEVENLMDLFQEKFERFLEHESIVHRYGIRVYLIGNLKLLSEPVRVSAEKLMKATAKNNKGSLLFCVAYTSCDEVVHAIQESCKSKKCEIQTSKDSVDGSEGVGDYKKMNGLVVHELEEHEDKPRDDAAEPCNEVCEKQMNIPTIKLVDIEKHMYMAVAPDPDIVIRSSGENRLSNFLLWQTANCPLYSPAALWPELGLLHLVWAVLNFQRSYQYLEKNKKKI, translated from the coding sequence ATGGAGACAATGAGTGGAATGATAGGCCAACTATTGAAAGGACTGGCTATATTTGTAGTGAAATGTTTGTTCAGGCTTATATCTGTTGGTCCAGTGCCTGAACACATCGCCTTCGTCATGGATGGTAACCGAAGGCACGCCAAGAAGCTGAACGAGCACACAATAGCTGGCCATAAAGCAGGGTATTCATCGCTGATCACCATGCTTGGGTACTGCTATGAGTTGGGAGTGAAGTATGTAACAGTATATGCCTTTAGCATTGACAACTTCAAGAGAAGCCCTGAAGAAGTTGAGAATTTAATGGATCTGTTTCAGGAAAAGTTTGAGAGGTTTCTGGAACATGAAAGCATTGTACACCGATATGGTATTCGAGTATACTTAATTGGTAACTTGAAACTGCTGAGTGAGCCTGTGAGAGTTTCTGCTGAGAAATTGATGAAAGCTACTGCCAAAAACAACAAAGGCAGTCTTTTGTTTTGTGTGGCTTATACGTCATGTGATGAAGTCGTGCATGCCATTCAAGAATCCTGCAAATCCAAAAAATGTGAAATTCAAACAAGCAAGGACAGTGTTGATGGGAGTGAAGGAGTTGGAGACTATAAGAAGATGAATGGTTTAGTTGTTCATGAGCTTGAAGAACATGAAGATAAGCCGAGGGATGATGCAGCTGAGCCTTGCAATGAAGTGTGTGAGAAGCAAATGAATATTCCTACTATAAAGTTGGTGGATATAGAAAAGCACATGTACATGGCTGTAGCGCCTGATCCAGACATTGTGATAAGAAGTTCAGGTGAAAACCGTCTGAGTAATTTCCTTCTTTGGCAGACTGCCAACTGTCCACTGTACTCACCTGCTGCTCTGTGGCCAGAGTTGGGTTTATTGCACTTGGTTTGGGCAGTTCTTAACTTCCAGCGAAGCTACCAATATTTGGAGAAGAACAAGAAAAAGatataa